From Musa acuminata AAA Group cultivar baxijiao chromosome BXJ3-8, Cavendish_Baxijiao_AAA, whole genome shotgun sequence, one genomic window encodes:
- the LOC103994680 gene encoding protein RICE SALT SENSITIVE 3, producing the protein MVGSGVGGDSRSKEAVGMLALHEALRNVCLNSDWTYSVFWTIRPRPRCRGGNGCKVGDDNGNLMLMWEDGFCRTRVDDIDGEDQVRKAFSKMSIQLYNYGEGLMGKVASDKCHKWVFKEPSECEPNIANYWQSSFDALPPEWNDQFASGIQTIAVIQAGHGLLQLGSCNIIPEDLHFVLRMRHMFESLGYQSGFFLSQLFSSSRNSSPSPSAPVKQIPARPPPPVFNWSHPPLASPAYHPSAQMGLPSNKDDTQLYLLPPSSEAQMDEMMPEQESDLKWPNGLSFFTALTGRTDDAKLLFGAEMLGHRPPPHQHPLMTARKNLTASSPVSICGNADESKAIEASGLPGQGNIGDSGAALSASNTEDLLSLESHSGKARKMENSKFKRSFTLPARMTTSSSSSSLDHHHASTPQPMDYRGSEAGIYQDIMETFLD; encoded by the exons TCCGACCTCGCCC GAggtgtagaggaggaaatggctgCAAGGTTGGGGACGACAATGGCAACCT GATGTTGATGTGGGAGGATGGGTTCTGTAGGACAAGAGTGGATGATATCGATGGAGAAGACCAAGTGAGAAAGGCCTTCAGCAAGATGTCCATTCAGCTGTATAATTATGGAGAAGG GCTGATGGGTAAGGTTGCTTCTGATAAGTGTCACAAATGGGTCTTCAAGGAACCTTCTGAATGCGAACCCAACATCGCCAACTACTGGCAGAGCTCCTTTGATGCT CTTCCTCCTGAATGGAATGATCAATTTGCTTCTGGCATTCAG ACTATAGCTGTGATTCAAGCTGGCCATGGGCTGCTACAGCTGGGTTCCTGCAACATT ATACCTGAAGACCTGCATTTTGTGTTGAGGATGAGACACATGTTTGAGTCACTGGGTTACCAATCTGGCTTCTTCCTTTCCCAGCTGTTTTCCTCTTCCAGGAACAGCTCTCCATCACCATCTGCCCCGGTGAAGCAGATCCCAGCTCGGCCTCCGCCGCCGGTCTTCAACTGGAGCCACCCTCCACTCGCTTCCCCTGCTTACCACCCTTCGGCTCAAATGGGACTACCCAGCAACAAAGACGACACCCAGCTgtacctcctccctccctcctccgaAGCACAGATGGATGAGATGATGCCGGAGCAGGAATCCGACCTGAAATGGCCCAATGGACTGTCTTTCTTCACTGCTTTAACGGGAAGAACAGATGATGCCAAGCTACTGTTTGGTGCCGAGATGTTGGGACACCGACCACCACCTCATCAGCATCCTCTCATGACGGCTCGGAAGAATCTGACTGCAAGCTCTCCGGTCAGCATCTGTGGCAATGCGGATGAGTCGAAGGCCATCGAGGCTTCTGGCTTGCCGGGCCAGGGAAATATAGGCGATAGCGGCGCAGCACTCAGTGCCAGTAACACCGAGGATCTCTTGAGTTTGGAAAGCCATTCCGGCAAGGCTAGGAAGATGGAGAACAGCAAGTTCAAGAGGAGCTTCACATTACCCGCAAGAATGACTACCTCTTCTTCGTCGTCTTCGTTGGACCATCATCATGCATCAACACCACAGCCCATGGATTACAGGGGCTCGGAGGCCGGGATCTACCAAGACATCATGGAAACCTTCTTGGACTAA